ctctaagtaatgcagcggaagtctaacacagcgagtctgaaacaacaagtctaaaacaccaagacagcaagtctaacagcgaaagcaacaacgtataagcacctgagaaatacacgcttaaaagtcaacacgaatgttggtgagctatagtttgtattcagtaatgtaatgtagaccacgagatttcgtatttcaaaatagtatgaaaagtaaatgcttattcgtgggcacccggtaactaacttaacgtaatagtaataccccctaaaagtacacttggcgagtgtgtatgtccttgaagtatcaaacacccgttaaatgctagcgcgactagcccgaatggggatgtcaaaccctatggatccatatctaatattcgcgttcaccggttcaaaaaccaatgattaaacgttaccgtgctaaggggaatctttgtgctgttatatcacccacacatatataaagtttaagtactcgtgtctagtatgtaaaacataaaaagcgcatgtattctcagtcccaaaaatagtaaagtaaaaagggaagctataactcacagtgaataagcagtaaaagtcgatatgaaaagtatgcaggtagtaagtcggtccgaaaggtcgtcaacctaatttaaaggtcactaagtcagtatattgtcccaaaaggtttaaaagtatgtaagtaAAGTCCTAGTCATCATCATTcgcaaaagataaagtaagttttcaaaaaGAAAAGAGATCAAAACAAGAGGCtgatttcggacagctgctacgacctctatacaaaaagaAAAGACATGTGGTTAGTGTccaaggctctgtatgtgagtcctctaatagctctccaattttcagaacctaactcgtcttcttttgaccatggcgacagtttaagtgcgagtaggtcagaatttttcagcacgtctttacaaaggcgtagtgactttcggaaggctatatatcctaaaccatatatcggatttaggcgaggcctaaatgaaaatttatctactcgaaacgaactatctgaaaatcaattttccagaagtctagGAGTCTGAacagaccccaaaaaacagcaaacaagtgctccggtgggtttcttggtgcttgatgctcatcacggttctcatccttgatgcgtgtaagcttcaagtgtacaactctttgatgttttagcatcactttgaccaagtttcaaccatcaacacacaacgaagagtaaaatctatcattctacaagttttgaacatcaagattgcctctttattgcataaatacaataaagcttcaacctttgtcctttttacacaagtttatgcatcttcattttatgtgatgatgaagacttgatctttatcatcacaacaaacacaaaaaggttccaagtaagtgagatctacaataataaattagatttcaagtattaagaaaatcctaagctagaaagtttggatctttacaagattaatgagaccataagctagaaagctaagatctaatgaaagtaatgagaccataagctaaaaagctaagatctttaacaaaataatgaaatcctaagctagaaagcttggatctttagtgttcttgaagatccttaaagcaaaagactagatcttcaagttacatgaagatcataaacacaagttttgatctttataatcaaataaagaaatcataagctagatctaacaagtaaatgaagattcaaagctagaaagcttgaatctttcatgttcttgaaggattcaaacccaagtttgaatctacaagatataacaagatcaaaagctaaaaagctagatcctttaaatgatgatgatgatgtcgtggatatgaagggaagaagaagagaaagaaaatttaaaacttacactttttagagtgagaaagactagagagagaattagagagtaggtgtgtgtaatttgtgaatgaaatcaagtgtgaaatgtgaggaattagcatggtatttataggaggtgatggggtggtatggtggtggtggccgtggggtttaggggagacaagggggacaaacttttgctttttggttaatggttgtctaaagttggtgcttatcttgggatcccatgcaacaattgtgattatggttaacaaaaatgctagtatgttccctctaataaatgggcatttgtctcacatttatatgggtcataaacttattaaaattgggctaattaaatagtccattagctagagtagggtgggcttaagtccaacaaggtggaaagtccaacaagactaactagtgagcataaataaattactaagcataattaagcaaccaaaagccctagtaattgttattagaaaataacaattagtatttcctagtcgtaatattccaattacgaccaaagttaaacgtgtaccaaaatacatatagctcgttctcaacgtcaagtgacactaacggtcgtaaaagcatttgaGGATCAAgtaaagtaactaagtacttaatggcacgttgtatggtataaacgaaggtaattaatcatgaaataagatcccaaaatataatatagctcagtacgcacaaatacgcagtttcgcagaaagtaacaagtacaaaagcaagtcgaaaaagtcgggtcattacattaacctttttgcttcgacaaaaggtgaagaaatatggatacaagtgattgttaacacttgcgtatttatggCAAAATAtctctcatcacttgtatgtttgtcatcatcaaaaaggggaagaatgttggttgaatgttggttaatggactaaccgatAATGTTAAGTATGAtgtttaaccaaagaatatgttttgatgatgacacatacatatgcataagtaatgatcgacatcttaacataaaacacgcaaggtcactaatccatacttgatcatgcaaatgaccaagtcaaacaaaacttaaagaatgaaaataaagGTCAGCAAAGTACAAGGTCaaagtacggtcgaccgcatacccagccgtagaagcccagactgaattgcaacagttttgtgaaaacaatttgcacggtcgccaccacggtcaaccgcagtgcgaccgcagttttctctgtcaccatttttgaccaaatttagtttgactagttcccaacatctataattcatgaaacctttctcaacacgcttagaatagatgccctctccatactcaattgagttttggtcataaaaacactaatcttgattaattacgcttaattacattttaatgacaaattaaccatgattaggcataacacctaagtgttaatcaacaacttgtgatcttaaaacttatctagatatccttagtatgatcatcaagtaccaacacacttaagctaatgtcactagaaagTTAATTATaattaaagatgacttagtgactaattaaggctaaatgaagaacaatgctctcaagtgtaactattaaagacttgtaatccaaaacacacttagatacatttaggatggtcaccaagtcccaactagagattgttctttccttgtgcatgtgttggacattaatgtgtgcttacacattaatcatgcaatatgttacattgcaagtaagcttgctaaaagcttaaactatagtgttgtgcaaatatctatatgattgattttagaataactatctcttgctatgtgtgagtattacttgctacttgctaatatgtttaatactcatcaatttgtcaacttgattaatatgcttgctatgagctcactagttagaatactaggatttaAGTAATTAGTCTACTccaatgaattaagtgtaaaataGTTCATTAaggaataatggtcaataatctatttggtcttgtctaagtaacacattgtgaTTACTTGTCAAAATATGACTTAACATTAATGTCTTTACATACTCAATgtttattttagaaagacatcattcaattaatcttcgctaaatcttaaaatgaatatgacttgtgattaattgaaactaggaagttaatgacatgttgactagtctttaggattgaaccaaatgcattaatgagcctAACTAATTCTTGACCaaaactgagattacccaaaatgtcaatcaagacacttctccaagaatgttgggtttaccacatttggagtgttatgtcattttcactcaataagaccaaatctcacacacttaattcatgtagtacttgtataggatattggatttcttttgcaggtgctagagggagtaaagattccaaaatgtggtgttcaaatctgagtcaaacggctatacaacggatacacatttttggactggagcacgcacggtcgaaccacggtataCCGTGTCAGCAACCGTGTgataacggctattttttgaatttcACTATAAAAGTCaaacattgaagagcatttgaagttgaccctcttgcatatttcaaaagcttatttccagagatcacaagagctcaaattactactcaaatgtgatcaagcaagagaagattctatgatcttataaatatagaatttggttgttgtaaacttactaatttaaaatcatttatcttgtgagtttacttagtgtaatgtatgtcctagtattgtcttaggatcatcattgcaaagtgtataagtcttgtaaacttcaattagtagaagcattggctagcttagtgatctacttccttaaagggacttaggaagttgattaatcttatttggagattaatacttgtccaaggtgaagaaaaGTTGATCTAAgctggagttgatctttcaaagggatagaaagattaggtttgttgtctaccaaagaagttgaaaacttgtaaatcggatctccaccgggtttagagaaaagtgcttagtgaagcaagaaatcccgattagtgtaatcggggagtggattaaggtggattagctaacatccacccgaaccactataaatccttgtatttatgttctttacattactttattcatcattttgaacatatacaccacagACATCAAGTTtgggttgaattggttgatcatagttaatcgaatttggcgatcaatcgaaaaagtgttaaaaacgtatcaagtaactattcaccccctctagttatttACAGGATACAATAGTATATATAAAAAAGGAGAAATCAATTCCTTCCCATGCGGTTCCATCTCCAAGTTAGGAAAAATTCAATCTTTTTTTCGTTTTGGGTTTCAATTTTAGGATTTCTTGATTTTTTGCTTACCTTGATTGTGTTGTGCGTTTCAGAAGGAAATGATGGGTGACGATGAATACGGGAATAATTTTGATCTTTTTTTTTCAATCTATGTATAactttttttaattctaattgttTTGCTATTGCTGATTTTTTGATTCTGAATTGTAATTTTGTGTTTTAATAGTTATTTTGAATTTTGAATGAGCTAAGATGGGTGAAGTATTTAATGGTTTTGTACAGTAGTGCTTATTCAAACTGGATCTATCGATTGGATGGCACTTCCTTTTTGCTTGCCATTGTTAGTTATAACACTAATTGAACACATCGTCTATAATGATTTGTATCACCAACTGGTATTGGTTATTAAACTTTGAATATAACAGCTCATGCATCGATATAGTTTATTAAAAGTTACGATTGTGATTCGTTGCATATCATTTTCACATATATTGAATAAAAATTCGATTAACAGCTCTTAAATCGttatttctttctctctttctaTTCTTGATTAATTCAGTGTAGATTAACAGAGCGAATCTCTTGCCATTGCTAGTGATATCACAGCCAAAGTGATTAGGTCAGCCAATGCAGAGGTACTTATTATACATAGATGACTGATGGAGAGAAGTCATGCTAATGGGTTTTACTCAGACCATTCACAGTGGTGACGGGTGATGGGGGCGTGATGGagtgtttttgtggggtatagtactgatttggcaaaggtgatggcgtgatggcgtgatggagtttgtagtggtgggcgtgatggttatgtgatgagttaattttaatttaatttttcattttattattattattattattattattattattattattattattattattattattgttgattaaaattgttatatttattattattattacaaatataaatataaatcactAATTTTTTTTAAACGGCACTTTTATTATCACAAATTCACGGTTACAATTTTTTAAAACTTAAGATTAAAcacaataacaacgataataaaacTAAACAACGATAATACAACAAAACATTTAGAAATCATTGAGATCAGGAGAATCGGACGAATAGAATTTGCCATCCGTGTCGTACTGTGGCCTGGACGGCACGTAGTCCTCCTCATCAGACACAATGTTTTCGCTCTCATCCCTATATACAACTTGATGAATCCAAGATTAACCAaatataatgaaaataaaaatcacACCATTTATTAAAATTCAAGATTACACAatttattatatacctatatctaaaaggcaaagtCCAAATGAATAGTGCTATTCTCTTTtctacttttcgcaaacttaaccctccaacttttattaaaataccaatcgcacccccactttatactcttattaaaatacaaatcgcacccccactttatacatacatttttccccaaatttcacaaacttaaccccctaacttttattaaaatacaaatcgaacccccattttactaacttttttttttactaatattcaattttcacaaacttaaccccctaacttttattaaaatagaaatcgaactcccactttatacgtatatttttttcaaatttcacaaacttaaccccctaatttttattaaaatacaaatcgaacccccactttactaacttttttttttaataaaacccgaacgctaaaagaagcaactttcacaaaaggaacaccccttcaatgttagatgtcgaaaaaaattcttttttacaaaatagatcaagacttttttttttaactcgcattcaaaacggagcccccggcgcgaagcgagggctccacaactagtgtaTATCTAAAAGCAaaggccaaatgaatagtactacttctttttccacttttcgcaaacttaatcccacaacttttattacaatacaaatcgcacccccactttatactcttattaaaatacaaatcgcacccccactttatacgtatatttttccctaaatttcacaaacttaaccccctaacttttattaaaatacaaatcgaacccccactttactaatttttttttttactaatattcaattcaaTCTATATCTAAAACTAAAAGGCAAAGGCAAATGAACAGTAATATTCATTTTTCActttttcgcaaacttaaccctccaacttttattaaaatacaaatcgcacccccactttatactcttattaaaatacaaatcacacccccactttatacgtatattttttcccaaatttcacaaacttaaccccctaacttttattaaaatacaaatcgaacccccactttactaattttttttttatactaatattcaattttcacaaacttaacccctaacttttattaaaatagaaatcgaactcccactttatacgtatatttttttcaaatttcacaaacttaaccccctaacttttattaaaatacaaatcgcacccccactttactaactttttttttttttttaaataaaacccgaacgctaaaagaagtaactttcacaaaaggaacaacccttcaatgttagatgtcgaaaaaaattcttttttacaaaatagatcaagacttttttttaactcgcattcaaaacggagcccccggcgcgaagcgagggctccacaactagttatatatataagggtaataagggtaataataaaggggatgattctaacacaccctttttgatcctcacacacctattttaaccttttactcttctaataatactacatttctttaaattggtgtgtgaggatcaaaaaattgtgtgtgagaatcatcccccgatAATAAATGTGCAGCTTTGATTTTTTAAAAATCCCAATTACTAAAATATTCATTAGTTTCACTCATCTCTCTTACAAGCACTATGTCCCTCAAAATTAATCATTTTCACTCCTAAAAAATAACCCTAATTGTTTCCTACTGACGATGTCGGCCTTACACGTTTGCTATTTCGACTCACCCTACTGTTGTACACCAACCATAACCGTCGTCTTTCTCCCACATTGTCGTTAATAGTGATCATCATGTCTCTCATACACAGCCGCTATCTGCTTCTTTTTCGGACGACGGTCCTACACTAACCATCCTTCTATTTTTTTACGGTTTTACTCAGATCTGTGATGTTGCTAGTCGTAGGCGTCGGTGTCAGCTTTTTTCGCCGACCTGTTCTAGTTATAATTCAAAATACAACAATTTATTAAACATAATACATAATGAAAATTAAGCGTTTAAACTTCTAAAGTTCGATGGAAGGGCCCAGATGTGTTCAGCGAGATCATTTCGAAGTTGGTCGTGAATGTTTCTATCTCTTATTTCTTGTTCTCTTACTTCACGACTTCTAGATCGATTCCTTACATAGTTAGGATTAGCTTCATCAGTCCTAAGTAATTCTTCCTCTAACCATGAAATGTTGAAGCCATTATCCTCGACTATCATGTTGTGCAAGagcacacaacaatacaatatccgCCTCAACTTGTTGACGGTGTGTGGTCGTCCAGCCATTTGTAAAATATGGAATCTACCTTGAAGAATACCGAATGTTCTTTCGACATCTTTACGTGCACTTTCTTGAAATCTTTTAAATTTTGCACGTGGCTCGTCGGTTGGGGTCGAATATGCCTTCATCAATGTTGACCAATCTGGATAAATACCGTCCGCTAAATAATAACCATTTGTGTATTCATTTCCATTACAGTAAATGGAGCAAATGGTGCATTTCCATTCTTAATGTCATCAAACAACGAAGATTGATTCAAAACATTAACATCGTTGTCTGTACCTGCGGTACCGAAGAATGCATGCCAAATCCATGTATCATATGAAGCAACTGCTTCAAAAACTATGGTCGGATGATCTTGATGGCCACTAGTATATTGCCCTTTCCAAGCATTTGGATAATTCTTCCATTTCCTATGCACGCAATCAATGCTTCCAAGCATTCCCTTAAACCCATGTTTTTCTTCTTGCGCGCTATACAAACGAGCTATATCGCTACTCGTTGGTTTCCTCAAATATTCATCAACATATAGTTCTAACACACATTTACAAAAGCTATTGAGACAGAGAATTGATGTACCTTCAGCCATTTGTAAATATTCGTCAAACATGTCCGCTGTTGTACCGTAAGCCAATTGACGAATCGCGGATGTACATTTCTGTATCGTAGTAAAACCTTGTCGACCAATAGCATCATTTTTTTTGTTTAAAATATTCAAAATGAAGTGGTAATGGATCGACATCGTAATTGATTATATCATTCACGATACGCTTAAATAATCTACTACTCATTCTAAAACGTCTCTTAAATCTAGTTTCAGGATAAACTTGATTATCTTAGAAATAGTGTTTGTATAGATCGACATTTTTTTGTACTTTGTTTGCAGCCTCTTCTGCTGCAGCCTCTTCTGCGTCTAATTCTTCGGCCAATTCTCGTAAAATCAtcaaatcatcttcatcatccgaATCTCATAAATCAAAAAGTTTAAACAAAGCTTTTGTCATTGAATTTTTTGTTAAGTGTATAAAGTGATATATTGATAAAATTGTGTGAATAATTAA
The window above is part of the Rutidosis leptorrhynchoides isolate AG116_Rl617_1_P2 chromosome 1, CSIRO_AGI_Rlap_v1, whole genome shotgun sequence genome. Proteins encoded here:
- the LOC139843177 gene encoding uncharacterized protein translates to MAGQIYEEGERTVTGIEGNVTYNCILRGGDPAADYSDDEDDLMILRELAEELDAEEAAAEEAANKKCTSAIRQLAYGTTADMFDEYLQMAEELYVDEYLRKPTSSDIARLYSAQEEKHGFKGMLGSIDCVHRKWKNYPNAWKGQYTSGHQDHPTIVFEAVASYDTWIWHAFFGTAEWKCTICSIYCNGNEYTNGYYLADGIYPDWSTLMKAYSTPTDEPRAKFKRFQESARKDVERTFGILQGRFHILQMAGRPHTVNKLRRILYCCVLLHNMIVEDNGFNISWLEEELLRTDEANPNYVRNRSRSREVREQEIRDRNIHDQLRNDLAEHIWALPSNFRSLNA